Genomic DNA from Arthrobacter sp. B1I2:
GGAATGTTGCTCATGGGGGGCCTTTCATCGGGGTACGCGCCAATGTCAAAAGGGGCCCGCACATCGGGCCGCCGCTGAAAGTATAGGCACAACTGCCGGGGCCGGCGCGGGCCTTTCTGACAAGATGGGACCCATGAGTGCAAGCACCGGTGCAGCATTGACGGGGCAGGGCAGGTAAGCCATGCCGGAACTGCCGGAAGTCGCCGGCCTGGCCGCGTTCCTTGACGAACAGCTGCGGGGCTGCGCGGTCACCAAACTGCAGATTGTCTCCTTCGCCGTGCTCAAGACGGCTGACCCGCCCTTCACCGCCCTCGAGGGCCGCACCGTGTCCGGCGTCCGCCGGTTCGGGAAGTTCATCAGCATTGACACGGACGGCTTGTCCCTGGTGTTCCACTTGGCACGCGCAGGCTGGATGCGCTTCACGGACTCCCCCGCCGGCAACCAGCTCCGGATGGGCAAGGGCTTGATCGCGGTCCGCGCTGCTTTCTCCGGTCCGGACGGTCAACGCGGCCTCGACCTGACGGAAGCGGGCACCAAGAAAAGCCTGGCCGTCTACGTGGTGCGTGATCCGCAGGAGGTGCCGGGCATTGCCACGCTGGGCCCGGATCCCTTCACCGAGGCATTCGACGCCGACATGCTGGCGGAGATCCTTGCCAACAGTCCCCAGCAGATCAAGGGACTCCTGCGCAGCCAGAGCGTTATTGCCGGCATCGGCAACGCCTACAGTGACGAGATCCTGCACGCCGCCCGGATCTCACCGTTCGCCATTGCGAAGTCCCTGGACCGGGAGACCGTGCAGGTGCTGTATGACTCCATCCACGGTGTGCTGGGCGAAGCGCTGGCGGAGGCGGCCGGCAAGCCGCCCAAGGACCTGAAGGACGTCAAACGCAGCCACATGCGGGTGCATGCTCGCACCGGCCAGGCCTGCCCCGTCTGTGGTGACACGGTGCGGGAAGTCTCCTTCGCGGACACGGCCCTGCAGTACTGCCCCACCTGCCAGACCAAGGGCAAGACTCTGGCGGACCGGAGGACGTCGAAGTTCCTGAAGTAAGCCTTGGGTTTGATTCCAAATTACAGGCAAGCCCCTGAATTCAACCTGAAGACGCGGAAATGCCATGTCGCAACTGATGATCCAATTCGACTCGCATATATGCGCCGCGCAAATGCATATGCGCGTCGATGGGGATCAAGCCAAAAAAGCGGAAAGCGCCGGAGAAGTTCTCCGGCGCTTTCCGCTTTGTGGTCGGGCTGACAGGATTTGAACCTGCGACCCCTTGACCCCCAGTCAAGTGCGCTACCAAGCTGCGCTACAGCCCGCTGGTTCCGCCGTTCTCCGCTGAACCAAACCCGAAGGTTTTCATCAGCAGTCCGGCCGAACCACCTAGAAGAGCTTACACGATCCGGAGGGGTGCCAGTGACGCTTTCCCGTGATCAGCTCCAGGGTGTGTCGCAATTAACGCTTGCGGCCGCGCTTCTCACGCACGCGCATGCTGACCTCGATCGGGGTGCCCTCGAATCCGAAGGTCTCGCGCAGCCGGCGGGTGATGAACCGGCGGTATCCGGGGTCCAGGAAGCCCGTGGTGAACAGGACGAACTTCGGCGGCCGGCTGGAGGCCTGGGTGCCGAAGAGGATGCGGGGCTGCTTGCCGCCGCGGACCGGGTGGGGGTGGGCGGCCACGAGTTCGCCGAGGAAGGCGTTGAGGCGGCCGGTCGCGATGCGCTTGTCCCAGTTCTCCAGGGCCAGGTCCAGCGCAGGCACCAGGCGGTCCTTATGCCAGCCGGTCTTGGCCGAGATGTTCACGCGTGGCGCCCACTCGACGTGCGCCAGGTCCTGTTCGATCTCGCGCTCCAGGTAACGGCGGCGTTCGTCGTCAAGCAGGTCCCACTTGTTGAAGGCCAGGACCAGGGCGCGGCCGGATTCGATGGCCAGCTGGAGGATGCGGACATCCTGCTCGCTGAGAACCTCATCCACGGCAAGGAGCACGACGGCGACCTCCGCCTTTTCGAGCGCGGCCTGCGTCCGCAGCGAGGCGTAGTAGTCCGCGCCCTGGGCCATGTGCTGGCGGCGGCGGATGCCCGCGGTGTCGACGAAGCGCCAGGTGCGGCCGCCGAGTTCAATGAATTCGTCCACGGGGTCACGGGTGGTTCCGGCGGTGTTGTCCACCACTACGCGTTCGGAGCCTGCAAGCTTGTTCAGCAGCGAAGACTTGCCCACGTTGGGCCGGCCGATGAGGGCAATGCGGCGCGGGCCGCCGGAGCGGTCCGTTCCCTCAATGGTGGAGAACTCCGGCAGCACGTCCATGACGTGGTCCAGGAGGTCAGCGACACCACGGCCGTGCAGTGCCGAGACGGGGTACGGTTCACCGAAACCGAGGCCCCACAGCGCGGCACTGTCCGCTTCCTGCGCGAAGTCGTCCACTTTGTTGGCCACCATGATGACCGGCTTCTTGCTGCGGCGCAGCATCTTCATGACGCCTTCATCCGTGGCAGTGGCGCCCACCGCCGAGTCCACCACAAAAAGCACGGCGTCGGCGAGTTCCACGGCCATCTCGGCCTGTTCGGCAACCCGGGCGTGGATGCCGCGGGCGTCGTGTTCCCACCCGCCGGTGTCCACCAGGGTGAAGTTGCGGCCGTTCCAGTTGGCCGAATACATGACACGGTCACGGGTGACGCCGGGGGTGTCCTCCACCACGGCTTCCCGCCGTCCCAGGATGCGGTTTA
This window encodes:
- a CDS encoding Fpg/Nei family DNA glycosylase, with amino-acid sequence MPELPEVAGLAAFLDEQLRGCAVTKLQIVSFAVLKTADPPFTALEGRTVSGVRRFGKFISIDTDGLSLVFHLARAGWMRFTDSPAGNQLRMGKGLIAVRAAFSGPDGQRGLDLTEAGTKKSLAVYVVRDPQEVPGIATLGPDPFTEAFDADMLAEILANSPQQIKGLLRSQSVIAGIGNAYSDEILHAARISPFAIAKSLDRETVQVLYDSIHGVLGEALAEAAGKPPKDLKDVKRSHMRVHARTGQACPVCGDTVREVSFADTALQYCPTCQTKGKTLADRRTSKFLK
- the der gene encoding ribosome biogenesis GTPase Der, coding for MSDTTQTSGPSGAGDDEYTPTGSDQVAERLAAIDDDEAELRAASLRAGLADYELDEDDAALLSGEYGDEDFDGPVKLDPVLAIIGRPNVGKSTLVNRILGRREAVVEDTPGVTRDRVMYSANWNGRNFTLVDTGGWEHDARGIHARVAEQAEMAVELADAVLFVVDSAVGATATDEGVMKMLRRSKKPVIMVANKVDDFAQEADSAALWGLGFGEPYPVSALHGRGVADLLDHVMDVLPEFSTIEGTDRSGGPRRIALIGRPNVGKSSLLNKLAGSERVVVDNTAGTTRDPVDEFIELGGRTWRFVDTAGIRRRQHMAQGADYYASLRTQAALEKAEVAVVLLAVDEVLSEQDVRILQLAIESGRALVLAFNKWDLLDDERRRYLEREIEQDLAHVEWAPRVNISAKTGWHKDRLVPALDLALENWDKRIATGRLNAFLGELVAAHPHPVRGGKQPRILFGTQASSRPPKFVLFTTGFLDPGYRRFITRRLRETFGFEGTPIEVSMRVREKRGRKR